One Bosea sp. 685 DNA segment encodes these proteins:
- a CDS encoding lysophospholipid acyltransferase family protein, with translation MNGLRPGATLRLAALAVCALLLLPAQLVAMRLGPRHGATIPRLFHRLTCRCLGVHRRVRGTPPPPGAAGLIVASHVSWLDIAVIGALRPLSFVAKSEVAGWPVIGFLARLQRTVFIDRMRRGATADVAAEMGARLAAGESIVLFAEGTTGDGTRILPMRSSLLGAAHEALGKNEGRDIPVYPLTITYTGFHGLAGGRAERTALAWYGDEDLAPHLKTVLDAGTIDVELVWGAPIAMGARTSRKEATRLAEAAIRQARREAVTGRQGA, from the coding sequence ATGAACGGACTTCGCCCCGGCGCGACCCTGAGGCTCGCCGCACTGGCCGTATGCGCGCTCCTGCTCCTGCCAGCGCAGCTCGTCGCGATGCGGCTCGGACCCCGCCATGGCGCCACGATTCCCCGCCTGTTCCATCGCCTCACCTGCCGCTGCCTCGGCGTGCATCGCCGCGTCAGGGGCACACCACCGCCGCCAGGGGCCGCGGGGCTGATCGTCGCCAGCCATGTCTCCTGGCTCGACATCGCGGTGATCGGGGCTTTGCGGCCCTTGTCCTTCGTGGCCAAGAGCGAGGTCGCGGGCTGGCCGGTGATCGGCTTCCTGGCAAGGCTGCAGCGCACCGTCTTCATCGATCGGATGCGCCGCGGCGCCACCGCCGATGTGGCGGCGGAAATGGGCGCGCGGCTCGCGGCCGGCGAATCGATCGTGCTCTTCGCGGAGGGGACGACGGGCGACGGCACGCGCATCCTGCCCATGCGCTCCTCCCTGCTGGGAGCAGCGCATGAGGCGCTCGGCAAAAACGAGGGCCGCGACATCCCGGTCTATCCGCTGACCATCACCTATACCGGCTTCCACGGCCTGGCCGGCGGCCGGGCCGAGCGCACCGCGCTCGCCTGGTATGGCGACGAGGACTTGGCGCCGCATCTCAAGACCGTGCTCGATGCGGGTACGATCGATGTCGAACTCGTCTGGGGTGCGCCGATCGCGATGGGTGCCCGGACCTCGCGCAAGGAAGCGACTCGACTGGCCGAGGCCGCGATCCGCCAGGCGCGGCGGGAGGCTGTCACCGGGCGGCAGGGCGCCTGA
- the miaB gene encoding tRNA (N6-isopentenyl adenosine(37)-C2)-methylthiotransferase MiaB yields MKKVHIKSFGCQMNVYDGQRMADILSEQGYEETATPEGADLILLNTCHIRDRAVQKVYTELGKLRDLKVAQKANGQHTKIVVAGCVAQAEGAEIQRRQPAVDLVVGPQAYHRLPALLAEAASRRTVDTDLPIDDKFGHLPPPTPQAIRQRGISAFVTVQEGCDKFCAFCVVPYTRGAEFSRPVAQIMTEIERLAASGVQDVTLIGQNVNAYHGEGPGHGEGHGGAVWGLARLMQRVAEVPGIGRIRYTTSHPRDMADDLIAAHRDLPQLMPFLHLPVQAGSDRILAAMNRKHTADEYRRLIERIRTARPDIALSSDFIVGFPGESDSDFEDTLRLVDEIGFASSYSFKYSPRPGTPAADLGEQVAPEVMSERLLRLQERIERHRQAFNHAMVGRTVEVLLERVGRHPGQLAGKTPYLQAVQIETESNQIGDRVQVVIERAGSNSLFGRKAGPDEVPRKELAA; encoded by the coding sequence ATGAAGAAAGTCCACATCAAGTCCTTCGGCTGCCAGATGAACGTCTATGACGGGCAGCGCATGGCCGATATCCTGAGCGAACAAGGCTATGAGGAGACCGCGACGCCCGAAGGCGCGGACCTGATCCTGCTCAACACCTGCCATATCCGCGACCGCGCCGTGCAGAAGGTCTATACCGAGCTCGGCAAGCTGCGCGATCTGAAGGTCGCGCAGAAAGCCAACGGACAGCACACGAAGATCGTCGTGGCCGGCTGCGTCGCCCAGGCAGAAGGCGCGGAGATCCAGCGCCGGCAGCCCGCGGTCGATCTCGTCGTCGGCCCGCAGGCCTATCACCGCCTGCCCGCCCTGCTGGCGGAGGCCGCGAGCCGGCGCACCGTCGATACCGACCTGCCGATCGACGACAAGTTCGGGCATTTGCCGCCGCCCACGCCCCAGGCCATCCGCCAGCGCGGTATCTCGGCCTTCGTCACGGTGCAGGAAGGCTGCGACAAGTTCTGCGCCTTCTGCGTCGTGCCCTATACGCGCGGCGCGGAATTCTCGCGGCCGGTCGCGCAGATCATGACCGAGATCGAGCGATTGGCGGCCTCGGGCGTGCAGGACGTCACGCTGATCGGCCAGAACGTCAACGCCTATCACGGCGAAGGCCCGGGTCATGGCGAAGGTCATGGCGGCGCCGTCTGGGGCCTGGCGCGCTTGATGCAGCGCGTCGCCGAGGTGCCTGGCATCGGTCGCATCCGCTACACCACGAGCCATCCGCGCGACATGGCCGACGACCTGATCGCCGCCCATCGCGACCTGCCGCAGCTGATGCCCTTCCTGCATCTGCCGGTGCAGGCGGGCTCCGACCGGATCCTGGCGGCGATGAACCGCAAGCATACCGCCGACGAGTACCGCCGCCTGATCGAGCGTATCCGGACGGCGCGACCCGATATCGCCTTGTCCTCGGACTTCATCGTCGGCTTTCCCGGCGAGAGCGACAGCGATTTCGAGGACACGCTGCGCCTCGTCGACGAGATCGGCTTCGCCTCGAGCTATTCCTTCAAATATTCGCCGCGCCCCGGCACGCCCGCCGCCGATCTCGGCGAGCAGGTCGCGCCCGAGGTGATGAGCGAACGCCTGCTGCGCCTGCAGGAGCGCATCGAGCGCCACCGCCAGGCTTTCAACCATGCCATGGTGGGGCGCACCGTCGAGGTGCTGCTGGAACGTGTGGGCCGCCATCCCGGACAGCTTGCGGGAAAAACCCCCTACCTTCAGGCTGTGCAGATCGAGACTGAGTCGAATCAGATCGGCGACCGGGTTCAGGTGGTGATCGAGCGGGCAGGGTCCAACTCGCTGTTTGGCCGCAAGGCCGGGCCGGACGAGGTTCCGAGAAAGGAACTGGCGGCTTGA